The genomic stretch AGTTTCTCTTAAATCAAGTAAcactctttcagtttcttttctattcttgcCGAGATTCATGATGTAGATAAcatgaagttaaaaatattattatattccacttttgaatattattattcttGCATTGCTTTCTTTAATTAATTACAAACACACCTTGGATATCATTGCTCATCAGTACATTTTGAATTCACCCATTCTTTCATAAGTTCAATAAAATCCTTTTGTGTGGCTGGTTCctctagaatattttcaaatagccAGAAAAATAGCCCTTTTGCTGGATATTTatgctatgtttttaaaataatgctgcaatgtgtAATAATTTTTGTACTGTaattctcacacacacaatatatgTGTATGATCATCCTAGAAGTGGAACTCCTGAGTCAAAGGGTGAGTACATCATTATTTTGATAGAATTTGCCAAAacgttctttttcttcttactacTGAAAGCGTGGTAGTGAAAGAGACACCTTACAAGCAGGAGAATTAGAAGTGGCGTACACTTCCTGAAGGTGGCAGAATGGACAGTGAGAAGGTGACTGGGTCCCTGTAGCTCATTATGATCTCCTGTGTCAGCTCAAGGCTGCTTGTCACCAGGTTGGTTGTAGGACAATCTACTTTTATGTGTTTAAGctactcttcatttttttttttacacacaGCATAACATAACTGTTATTTCAGACTTGCTACCTAAAGGATTGATGAAATAGACATTTTCTCAAGTCTTAATAAATGTTCCAGCATTCAATAAATCATCCATGTCTGTGAATTAGCACAAATGGGCTGAGAGATGCATAACCAAGGTTTAGAATTTCTAGAATATTTAATTCTATAAAGTTATTATcaaaagaggaattaaaatataaagaaaaaatacaatctgtccaataaaagaaaagaaaacaaagcctcAGAAGGAGAACACTTTGAGCGGCTCTGATCTCAGGGGGAGTTCGGTAGAGAACCTTGGAGTTCTGAAGGTAGAGGACATGCTTGTGGTGCTTGTGGAGAAGAAATACCATGTAGACACTTGCCCAGCCCATTAGACACTGACACAGGGCATCTCGTATGCCcattagaatgagaaaaatccaCTTCATTTTCTGGCTTTCTGGTATAAAATAACAATATCTGTTATTGTCACTATTTTGTGAGCTGTTCATGCTGCTGATGCTTTGGATGTAATAGAGTAAGTTCATGCTTAGCAAGGAATTGAAtatccagaagaagagaaagaagcaaaggaTATGCCATTTGGACCTTGGCTTCAGCTTTGCCCACTCGGGGGCGCtggggatgatggtgatggcCTGGACCACAGTGAGGAAACTGGTCATGCAGAGTGAAAGTCCCCGAGCCACCCTTTCCAGATAAATAACAATTTTACAGCCTGTATCGTTTAGGAAGCTTATCAAACCAAAAGTTGCTATTATCTTTGGCATTCCTTTGAAAAAAAGCACTATGGTATTTGCAAAAGCTAAGTGCATGAGAATTAGATGTACCGATTTCTTTTCAGTGCcctgaaagaaaatgtatatataattgaTGAAAACAAAACTGTTCCCCATAATACCGGATCCAGTTATAAAGAGGAATATTATTCCTTTAATAATTATCAAAGCCATTTCTTACTTCATGGGCAGAAGAATCTTTGGATCCAGTCAACACCTCTTGAAGAAAGCAATAGTAGTGATGATATGTATCTGCAAAGAATAATTCATTTCACAGGGTTTTTCTGGTGTGTCAGGAACACTGACTCAAAGGTCATGATATATGTAATGTAGCAGATTTTTGTCCAAAGAACTCTATTCCTTTCCCTGTGGGCAGTTCTTGTGGGTGATTCTATATGGCTTGAAATACCATCTTGAAGATGAGTattcaacaattaaaaattgCAACACAGACTTTTTACTAAGTTCCATACCAGCAAAACCAGCCTAGTTGTTCAAATCTTTACATATCCCACATATGTTCAATCTCAGCAAGTGCTGAATTGAACTACAAATTACCTCAACCTGAATTTAACCCTGtgtttctgaattcattttatgATATTCCCATCAGCCAATTCCAAAAACTGGGGGCTCATCCttatcccttcctcctccccacaccccacaacAGAAACTTCAAAAATCCCATTGCTTCAACTTCTTTTATATCTCACAAATTTAACCTTGTTTCATCTTTCAAAGTGCCCTTTCTTATGTTTAATATCCATTGTATATCTCATTTTGATTAGTATAACAATTTCCTGGTTTGTCTCCCGATTctaatatctatatctataataCATACACCTTAATATTTCCAGAGTTGTCtttgaaaatcacaaaatttttctGTGAGTTCACTGCTTATAAATTTTCAGCAAGTTTCCTGGTTTCCAGCAGCAAATTAAATGGCATGGTCCCAACTTTTAAAGCCCAGTCAGCCAAAGATCTCGAGAAACAAGCTTGTGGGTTGAATCAAATCAGATTTACTGACTGGATGCAGCCTGGGCAAGTGTCTAGGGGAACCTTGGAATGCTGCCCTACAAGGGTGTTTATGAGAGGTCTGAGTCCCACTGAGGAATCTGCGGAGACTATAAGGGAAGCCTGGATCAGTTCAGGATGTGTTGATGTTTCCCAAGAGGAATTAGGAAAAGCTGATTGACTAGGACTTGGGTGCTGTCATGAGACAAAGGTAGTTTATGAATTAGGGATCCCCAATAATCACTGAATATAGCAAAGTGGGTGGGGTATCACTGGTAAGAAAAGAGTAATCACTCAATCAGGGAGTCACTATGGCATTTACAGCTGCTTTGGAGATGTTTTCAGGTAATTTAGCTGCAGGCTTTACCTGTGTCTATTCTCCCAACCTAGTTAACAATAGGACCGACTTGACCTTTATCAGTCCAAGCTGATTTTCACTCTTTCAGGCTGGATAAGAATTTACTCTTTCACCACCAACCTCTTGAATCTCATTTCTCAAATAGAAATTTATATCAAACTACTGATAATTTTTTCAAAGCCAGAGAAACCAGAATGTTTGATTTAACTTCCAGGACATGCATATGTCTTATATacttagaaaacattttctacAAGCCTTCATCCTCCCTCCATATCTTGCCAGTCATTAGGGGCTTGTCTTAAGTTTATCTTGTCTTGAAGTTCTCTGGCAACATGAACTGCATGAACCTAGTCTTGTATCCAGGTTTGCTACCAGGTAGCCTCATGGCTCGGGGAAAATTGGTTATTGGCTtcagcctccatttccttccccACAAATGAGGAGACAAACAACTGCACCAAAGTGTTACAGAAAGTATTACATGACCCTAAATGCCTAGCACTTAGTGAAATAAACTGCCAGCCTAACAGAAAAAACATCACTATTAACCAGTATTCTTGAATAagaattgattaaatatttactcaaagCCCTGGAGTCTGTTAAAAATGACTGCACTCAATACACCTCAATGCCCTGATATGCCCTTATCAAAATGCCCTTATCAAATAtattcccatttgtttttttttttatccccatcTAGGGTTTCCTATTTTTCcagccttctctttcccttccccaaattTCAAAGCTCTGGTCAGAATTGGTGCCAGTTTCTGTGTCATCTAATAaatcacttctctttctttccagctgAACATtgtcagaggagggagggatggagaccCTCCCAGATTATCTTTTGGACAtgttaaagtaaattatttaaaaaggcGTTCTTTACATTCAGAATGATGTGTAATGCCCAATCTGGATCTAACACTTACTAGCTTAGGCAAGTAAGTGCATCCATCTCAGTTTGTTGTCTCAACTAAAAGATGAGATTAGTTCTTTCTACTACATAAGAATATGGTAAAATTAAAGTGGATTGCCTAAAGTTATAGTGCCTCACAACCCATCAATTAAAAAAGTAGGAATTTTCCAAGAAGCACCTATaattttaatcataattattgttatttggtGTCCCCATCAAGCTGGCATATAGTGAATGAAGTTAACTTACACATGTGGTATAACAGTGTATTAAGACAGGAGACTTTAAGGATAGATGCAGGAAGAAAACCTTTAAATTAAACACATGCTCTTGGGGAATTTGCAACATAATGGGAAAGACAAAGTTGGTTCATATGCAAAAGACAGAAATGCACCAAAATGAGGTATACcaattttataaaaactaataATGCTGACAGATTCACAATGCAGGTAAAAATGGAGTTTGAAGAAAACAGAGTTGTTCTtagaaacttgaaaaaaatgctGTCGTAGTGATTGCTGGGTAAAAGAAAATAGCAACCTTATGTGAGAACCCACCCCAGAGTTCTCTTGTGGTACCAGATCTTGAACTCAGGGACAAAATACTCAAGCATTCCTGGAGTCACATATGCTGAAACTAGTCTCTATCCTCTTTCTGGCTGCAGGGCCTTACCTTTGAAAGATCAGAAGAGTCCAGGTGGTCAGGCTCGCAGACCCCTCTCACGAACTCCCTCTCTTAGCCAAAGAGAGAAGCAATAAAAGAATTGGTCAGGTGTACCACTCTGGTACTTGCTGTGCAGTCAAAGCATTTGTTAGTCCTTCTTGCGGGTGAGGTCCCCTAGACCATATTTGTACCTTCTGGATTTGTAGAGCTCTTGGCTGACATAAACTATAGCCGAGACTCCAATTTTCCAAGTTATCACCTTGGCAGGGAGAAAGAAATTCTCTGCAGAATCTCAGTCCCTGAAGTACAACATTTTTCTCCCTCCACAATTACAACAATTGTTTGGCTCAGAAATTATCTCAGTTTTAATTAAGGTTTAATTATGTTAATAGGAAAGATGTGCAGTGAGGAAATGAACAGCCAGTCAAGCTTCTGTATCCAGCATTTCCCATTTTTCCAGTCCTCTTTT from Equus przewalskii isolate Varuska chromosome 19, EquPr2, whole genome shotgun sequence encodes the following:
- the LOC103567876 gene encoding vomeronasal type-1 receptor 4-like is translated as MALIIIKGIIFLFITGSGIMGNSFVFINYIYIFFQGTEKKSVHLILMHLAFANTIVLFFKGMPKIIATFGLISFLNDTGCKIVIYLERVARGLSLCMTSFLTVVQAITIIPSAPEWAKLKPRSKWHILCFFLFFWIFNSLLSMNLLYYIQSISSMNSSQNSDNNRYCYFIPESQKMKWIFLILMGIRDALCQCLMGWASVYMVFLLHKHHKHVLYLQNSKVLYRTPPEIRAAQSVLLLRLCFLFFYWTDCIFSLYFNSSFDNNFIELNILEILNLGYASLSPFVLIHRHG